The following nucleotide sequence is from Rubrobacter radiotolerans DSM 5868.
AGCCGCGCCCGGAGAGGACGCAGCCCGGTGAACCGCCTGGCCTTGGGGACTAGCCGGTGAAGAGAGACGCCACGTTCAGGAGCGTCCGGTAGACGCCCCAGCCGAGAGGGACCAGCACGTACGTCCAGAACAGCACCACGAGCACCCAGCTCGACGAGGACTGCTGACTTGTATCGGGTCCGGTCTGTTCGCTCATCTGTGGACCTCCTCTCTTCAGGCTTCGCTTCCGGCGGTGCGTCCCGAGGGGCGCGGGGACGGCTTCTCCTCCTTCGCCGCGCTCTCGCCTTCGTCCATGTGGAACTTCGGGTCGACCGGCTTGACGAGCAGGTTGCAGATAAAGCCGACGACGAGCAGCCCGGCCATGATGAACATGGTTATGTTGTAGGCG
It contains:
- a CDS encoding MFS transporter small subunit, whose amino-acid sequence is MSEQTGPDTSQQSSSSWVLVVLFWTYVLVPLGWGVYRTLLNVASLFTG